A single window of Nicotiana tomentosiformis chromosome 1, ASM39032v3, whole genome shotgun sequence DNA harbors:
- the LOC138909073 gene encoding uncharacterized protein has protein sequence MVAPPNFEEGQSTYRPLRFNGQYYGWWKTGMYDFIMVEDSELWDAICDGPFVPMKTIGEPAMNVPKTRKEYNDADRKAIEKNFRAKQILVCGIGLDEYNRISACQSAKEIWEALQTAHEGTTQVKQSKIDMLTTEYELFRMKDDASIQDMHTRFTSIINELHYLGEIIPRNKLVRKILSVLPGSWESKVNAITEAKDLQKLTIDKLIGNLKTY, from the coding sequence atggttgctccaccaaactttgaagaaggtcaatctaCCTACAGACCACTAAGATTCAATGGTCAATACTACGGATGGTGGAAGACAGGGATGTATGACTTTATCATGGTTGAAGATTCAGAGCTCTGGGATGCTATTTGCGATGGTCCTTTCGTTCCTATGAAGACCATTGGGGAACCTGCAATGAATGTTCCTAAGACTAGGAAGGAGTACAACGATGCTGACCGCAAGGCTATAGAGAAGAACTTTCGAGCAAAACAAATCCTCGTCTGTGGTATTGGACTAGACGAATACAACAGGATTTCTGCCTGTCAATCTGccaaggagatctgggaagctctccaaacAGCACACGAAGGaacaactcaagtcaagcagtcgaagattgatatgctaaccactgagtatgaactcttcaggatgaaagatgatgcgtccattcaggacatgcacacTCGCTTCACCTCGATCATCAATGAGCTCCATTATCTGGGAGAAATCATTCCAAGGAACAAACTTGTCAGGAAAATACTCAGCGTATTACCTGGTTCCTGGGAAAGCAAAGTAAATGCTATCACGGAGGCAAAGGATCTACAAAAGCTAACCATTGATAAACTCATTGGTAATCTGAAAACTTAttaa